A genomic window from Streptomyces sp. 846.5 includes:
- the coaD gene encoding pantetheine-phosphate adenylyltransferase, which translates to MSVQEKTIVRRAVCPGSFDPITNGHLDIIERASRLYDVVHIAVLINKSKQGLFTVEERIQMIEEVSAEYGNVVVESHHGLLVDYCRDRGIPAIVKGLRAVSDFDYELQMAQMNIGLSGVETLFVPTSPTYSFLSSSLVKEVAAYGGDVSHLVPALVHRRLVARIAERK; encoded by the coding sequence ATGTCCGTGCAAGAGAAGACCATCGTCCGCCGTGCTGTCTGTCCGGGTTCCTTCGACCCGATCACCAACGGGCACCTGGACATCATCGAGCGGGCCTCGCGCCTCTACGACGTGGTCCACATCGCCGTGCTGATCAACAAGTCCAAGCAGGGACTGTTCACGGTGGAGGAGAGGATCCAGATGATCGAGGAGGTCTCCGCCGAGTACGGCAACGTGGTGGTGGAGTCCCACCACGGCCTGCTGGTCGACTACTGCCGCGACCGCGGCATCCCGGCGATCGTGAAGGGCCTGCGCGCGGTCAGCGACTTCGACTACGAGCTGCAGATGGCCCAGATGAACATCGGCCTCTCCGGTGTGGAGACCCTGTTCGTGCCGACCAGTCCGACCTACAGCTTCCTGTCCTCCTCTCTGGTCAAGGAAGTCGCCGCCTACGGAGGCGATGTCTCGCACCTGGTACCGGCGCTGGTGCACCGCCGCCTGGTCGCCAGGATCGCCGAACGCAAGTGA
- the rsmD gene encoding 16S rRNA (guanine(966)-N(2))-methyltransferase RsmD, giving the protein MTRVIAGSARGRRLAVPPGEGTRPTSDRAREGLFSTWESLRGSLAGARAIDLYAGSGAVGLESLSRGAGAALLVESDPAAVKTILANVRTLSLSGAEVRSGQVEKVLAAGAPTRPYDVLFMDPPYAVTDGEVREILITLRTGGWLAEGTLATVERGTRGGEFAWPEGFTPLRERRYGEATLWYGRAAASDVGSE; this is encoded by the coding sequence ATGACCCGCGTAATCGCCGGCTCCGCCCGAGGCCGCCGCCTGGCCGTCCCGCCCGGCGAGGGCACCCGCCCGACCTCCGACCGCGCCCGCGAAGGTCTCTTCTCCACCTGGGAATCCCTCCGCGGCTCCCTCGCGGGCGCGCGCGCGATCGACCTCTACGCCGGCTCCGGCGCCGTAGGCCTGGAGTCCCTCTCCCGCGGCGCCGGGGCCGCCCTGCTGGTCGAGAGCGACCCGGCCGCCGTGAAAACGATCCTGGCCAACGTCCGCACCCTCTCCCTCTCCGGCGCCGAGGTCCGCTCGGGACAGGTCGAGAAGGTCCTCGCCGCGGGCGCCCCGACCCGCCCGTACGACGTGCTCTTCATGGACCCGCCGTACGCCGTCACCGACGGCGAGGTCCGCGAGATCCTGATCACACTCCGGACCGGGGGCTGGCTCGCCGAGGGCACCCTCGCCACCGTGGAGCGCGGCACCAGGGGCGGGGAGTTCGCGTGGCCCGAGGGCTTCACACCGCTCAGGGAGCGCCGTTACGGCGAGGCCACCCTCTGGTACGGTCGCGCCGCCGCCAGCGACGTCGGGAGCGAGTGA
- the recG gene encoding ATP-dependent DNA helicase RecG, producing MSTLDEPLKKLVGGNSAKALADSLDLHTTGDLLHHYPRRYVERGELTSLDELELDEHVTVMARIEKAEVIPFKGRKGNRLQVVVTDGRGRLTLAFFNQAHRVHELRPGRQGLFAGKVGVFNRVRQLINPDYQLMDEEDPDQAAAFAGRLIPVYPASTKLPSWKVSLAVDTLLGGLDWEALEDPLPDALRLQRGLLPLTDALRQIHRPSNHAERVAAQTRLKWDEAFVLQVALAQRRAADSAQPALPRVPVKDGLLDAFDARLPFTLTDGQQTVSAEIFAELATAHPMHRLLQGEVGSGKTLVGLRAMLAVVDTGGQAVMLAPTEVLAQQHHRSIVEMMGDLAEGGMLGGSDLGTKVVLLTGSMGVPARRQAMLDMISGDAGIVIGTHALIEDKVQFRDLGLVVVDEQHRFGVEQRDALRAKAERPPHLLVMTATPIPRTVAMTVFGDLETSVLDQLPAGRSPIASHVVPALERPNFLTRAWERIREETGKGHQAYVVCPRIGDAEDDKKKPAGDDDRRPPLAVLDMADELSNGPLSGLRVEVLHGRMQPDAKDDVMRRFTAGEVDVLVATTVIEVGVNVPNATVMVIMDADRFGVSQLHQLRGRVGRGSAPGLCLLVSEMPGGSPARQRLDAVAGTLDGFELSRIDLEQRREGDVLGAAQSGVKSSLRLLSVLEDEEVISEARDEAARLVAEDPDLTTRPALAAALRALVDDDRAEYLEKG from the coding sequence GTGTCCACGCTCGACGAACCACTGAAGAAGCTGGTCGGCGGTAACAGCGCCAAGGCGCTCGCCGACAGCCTCGACCTGCACACCACCGGGGACCTGCTGCACCACTACCCGCGCCGCTACGTCGAGCGCGGCGAGCTCACCAGCCTGGACGAGCTGGAACTCGACGAACACGTCACGGTGATGGCCAGGATCGAGAAGGCCGAGGTCATCCCGTTCAAGGGCCGCAAGGGCAACCGCCTGCAGGTCGTGGTCACCGACGGCCGGGGCCGGCTCACCCTCGCCTTCTTCAACCAGGCCCACCGGGTGCACGAACTGCGCCCCGGACGCCAGGGCCTGTTCGCCGGCAAGGTCGGCGTCTTCAACCGGGTGCGCCAGCTGATCAACCCCGACTACCAGCTGATGGACGAGGAGGACCCCGACCAGGCGGCGGCCTTCGCCGGGCGGCTGATCCCGGTCTACCCGGCCAGCACCAAGCTGCCCTCCTGGAAGGTCTCGCTGGCGGTCGACACCCTCCTCGGCGGCCTGGACTGGGAGGCCCTGGAGGACCCGCTGCCCGACGCGCTGCGGCTGCAGCGCGGGCTGCTGCCGCTGACCGACGCCCTACGGCAGATCCACCGCCCCAGCAACCACGCCGAGCGCGTCGCCGCCCAGACCAGGCTGAAGTGGGACGAGGCCTTCGTCCTCCAGGTCGCCCTGGCCCAACGCCGGGCTGCCGACTCGGCCCAGCCCGCCCTCCCCCGGGTACCCGTCAAGGACGGCCTGCTGGACGCCTTCGACGCCCGGCTGCCGTTCACTCTGACGGACGGTCAGCAGACGGTCTCCGCCGAGATCTTCGCGGAGCTGGCCACCGCCCACCCGATGCACCGGCTGCTCCAGGGCGAGGTCGGCAGCGGCAAGACCCTGGTGGGACTGCGGGCCATGCTCGCCGTGGTGGACACCGGCGGTCAGGCGGTGATGCTGGCGCCCACCGAGGTGCTGGCGCAGCAGCACCACCGCTCCATCGTGGAGATGATGGGGGACCTCGCCGAGGGCGGCATGCTCGGCGGATCCGACCTGGGCACCAAAGTGGTGCTGCTCACCGGCTCGATGGGGGTCCCGGCGCGGCGGCAGGCGATGCTGGACATGATCAGCGGGGACGCCGGGATCGTCATCGGCACCCACGCCCTGATCGAGGACAAGGTGCAGTTCCGCGACCTCGGCCTGGTGGTCGTGGACGAGCAGCACCGCTTCGGCGTCGAGCAGCGCGACGCGCTCCGCGCCAAGGCCGAACGCCCGCCGCACCTGCTGGTGATGACCGCCACCCCGATCCCGCGCACGGTGGCCATGACGGTCTTCGGCGATCTGGAGACCTCGGTCCTGGACCAGCTCCCGGCCGGACGCTCGCCCATCGCCTCGCACGTGGTCCCGGCCCTGGAGCGGCCCAACTTCCTGACCCGCGCCTGGGAGCGGATCCGCGAGGAGACCGGCAAGGGCCACCAGGCCTACGTGGTCTGCCCCCGCATCGGCGACGCCGAGGACGACAAGAAGAAACCCGCTGGCGACGACGACCGCCGCCCACCCCTCGCCGTCCTGGACATGGCCGACGAACTCTCCAACGGCCCGCTGTCCGGACTGCGCGTCGAGGTGCTGCACGGGCGGATGCAGCCCGACGCCAAGGACGACGTGATGCGCCGCTTCACGGCCGGCGAGGTCGACGTGCTGGTCGCGACCACCGTCATCGAGGTCGGCGTCAACGTCCCCAACGCCACCGTGATGGTCATCATGGACGCCGACCGCTTCGGCGTCTCCCAACTGCACCAGCTCCGCGGCCGGGTCGGACGCGGCTCCGCGCCGGGGCTGTGCCTGCTGGTGAGCGAGATGCCCGGCGGCAGCCCGGCCCGGCAGCGGCTGGACGCGGTGGCCGGCACCCTGGACGGCTTCGAACTCTCCCGCATCGACCTGGAGCAGCGCCGCGAGGGCGACGTCCTGGGCGCGGCCCAGTCCGGAGTCAAGTCCTCCCTCCGCCTGCTCTCCGTCCTGGAGGACGAAGAGGTCATCTCAGAGGCCCGCGACGAGGCCGCCCGCCTGGTAGCCGAAGACCCCGACCTGACCACCCGCCCAGCCCTGGCAGCCGCCCTCCGAGCCCTGGTGGACGACGACCGAGCGGAATACCTAGAAAAGGGCTGA
- the rnc gene encoding ribonuclease III yields the protein MSASALQHADTGYAVLEGRLGYQLEPALLVRALTHRSYAYENGGLPTNERLEFLGDSVLGLVVTDTLYRIHPDLPEGQLAKLRAAVVNSRALAGVARGLELGSFISLGRGEEGTGGRDKSSILADTLEAIIGAVYLDQGLQAADELVHRLFDPLIEESSNLGAGLDWKTSLQELTASVGIGVPEYVVSESGPDHEKTFIAAARVAGDDYGTGSGRSKKEAEQKAAQNAWHSIREKHGLAEPQPAPEQTATTPADPSAGA from the coding sequence ATGTCAGCGTCTGCGCTGCAACACGCCGACACCGGGTATGCCGTCCTGGAGGGGCGGCTCGGGTACCAACTCGAGCCGGCCCTCCTGGTACGTGCACTCACGCACCGCTCGTACGCGTACGAGAACGGTGGCCTGCCCACCAATGAGCGCCTGGAGTTCCTGGGCGACTCGGTGCTGGGCCTGGTGGTCACGGACACTCTGTACCGGATCCACCCCGACCTCCCGGAGGGGCAGCTCGCGAAGCTGCGCGCCGCGGTGGTCAATTCGCGTGCCCTCGCCGGAGTGGCCCGCGGCCTGGAGCTCGGCTCCTTCATCAGTCTCGGGCGCGGCGAAGAGGGCACCGGCGGACGCGACAAGTCCTCCATCCTCGCCGACACCCTTGAGGCGATCATCGGTGCGGTCTACCTGGACCAGGGCCTGCAAGCGGCCGACGAGCTCGTTCACCGCCTGTTCGACCCGCTGATCGAGGAGTCCTCCAACCTCGGCGCCGGGCTCGACTGGAAGACCAGCCTGCAGGAGCTCACCGCCTCCGTCGGCATCGGCGTCCCCGAGTACGTGGTCTCCGAGTCCGGTCCCGACCACGAGAAGACCTTCATCGCCGCGGCCCGGGTCGCCGGCGACGACTACGGCACCGGCAGCGGCCGCTCCAAGAAGGAAGCGGAGCAGAAGGCCGCGCAGAACGCCTGGCACTCGATCCGCGAGAAGCACGGTCTGGCCGAGCCGCAGCCGGCTCCGGAGCAGACCGCGACCACTCCCGCGGACCCCTCCGCAGGTGCCTGA
- the rpmF gene encoding 50S ribosomal protein L32 → MAVPKRKMSRSNTRHRRSQWKAAVPALVACDRCHEPKLGHIACPSCGTYNRRQVLSV, encoded by the coding sequence GTGGCTGTTCCGAAGCGGAAGATGTCGCGCAGCAACACGCGCCACCGCCGTTCGCAGTGGAAGGCTGCGGTCCCCGCCCTGGTGGCTTGCGACCGCTGCCACGAGCCCAAGCTGGGCCACATCGCGTGCCCGAGCTGCGGTACGTACAACCGCCGTCAGGTCCTCTCGGTCTGA
- the mutM gene encoding bifunctional DNA-formamidopyrimidine glycosylase/DNA-(apurinic or apyrimidinic site) lyase, producing the protein MPELPEVEVVRRGLEQWVSGRTVSSVTVLHPRAVRRHTAGAEDFAAQLAGRTLGPAQRRGKYLWLPMPGTGSSLIGHLGMSGQLLIQPEAAPAETHLRVRIRFDDAVDTELRFVDQRTFGGLAVEDADPSDPEAAPLSLAHIARDPMDPRFDDNAFLAALRRRSSGVKRALLDQTLISGVGNIYADEALWRAKLHYERPADTLSRAQAALLLASARDVMGAALAVGGTSFDSLYVNVNGESGYFARTLDAYGRENEPCNRCATPMRRAAWMNRSSYFCPRCQRLPRPRG; encoded by the coding sequence GTGCCTGAACTTCCCGAGGTCGAGGTGGTCCGCCGCGGCCTCGAACAGTGGGTCAGTGGACGAACCGTCAGTTCCGTCACGGTGCTCCACCCCCGCGCGGTGCGTCGGCACACCGCGGGCGCCGAGGACTTCGCCGCGCAGCTGGCCGGCCGCACCCTCGGCCCGGCGCAGCGCCGCGGCAAGTACCTCTGGCTGCCCATGCCCGGCACTGGCAGCTCGCTGATCGGCCACCTCGGCATGAGCGGCCAACTGCTGATCCAGCCCGAGGCGGCCCCGGCCGAGACCCACCTCCGGGTCAGGATCCGCTTCGACGACGCGGTCGACACCGAGCTGCGCTTCGTCGACCAGCGCACCTTCGGCGGCCTCGCGGTCGAGGACGCCGACCCCAGCGACCCGGAAGCCGCGCCGCTGTCGCTCGCGCACATCGCCCGCGACCCGATGGACCCGCGCTTCGACGACAACGCCTTCCTCGCCGCGCTGCGGCGCCGCAGCTCCGGGGTGAAGCGCGCGCTGCTGGACCAGACCCTGATCAGCGGCGTCGGCAACATCTACGCCGACGAGGCGCTGTGGCGCGCGAAGCTGCACTACGAACGCCCCGCCGACACGCTCTCGCGAGCCCAGGCGGCACTGCTGCTGGCCTCGGCCCGGGATGTGATGGGAGCGGCCCTGGCGGTCGGGGGCACCAGCTTCGACAGCCTCTACGTCAACGTCAACGGCGAATCCGGCTACTTCGCCCGCACCCTGGACGCCTACGGCCGCGAGAACGAGCCCTGCAACCGCTGTGCCACGCCGATGCGGCGCGCGGCGTGGATGAACCGCTCCAGCTATTTCTGCCCGCGGTGCCAGCGGCTGCCGCGGCCCCGGGGCTAG
- a CDS encoding DAK2 domain-containing protein — protein sequence MLDTLDAPAVRTWCRLSLAALGQAREEIDALNVYPVPDGDTGTNLYLTVESAAEEVDGLFGAGAEAPSLAQALKAMAHGALLGARGNSGVIVAQLLRGIASAIGAGPADGPALSRALRRAADAGYEAVAKPVEGTVLTVAAAAAAAAEAAALADPRIALAVVAETAYEASRIALTRTPLLLDVLARAGVVDAGGRGLVTLLGALADAVTRQTPMGPLALAGTRAAEPVPHGEHLAAEGTPAFEVIYLLDAEDSALPLLREALGALGDSLVVVGGDGLWNVHVHVDDPGAAVEAGIEAGRPHRIRITHFASAAATATAASRPDADAPAESRGVVSVVHGEGLAVLCAESGATVLHADPDRAASSTELAAAVRRAHAREVVLLLNDTELRAAAGAAAEQLRKEGVRVAVIPTRSAVQGLAALAVHEPSRRFDEDVVAMTSAAGATRYAEILVAEGESWTMAGVCQAGDVLGLIDGDVAVIGASTGETAAVVLDRMLAAGGELVTLILGEGADDAVADRLVAHVRRTHPVVDTLVYRGGQPTSPLLIGVE from the coding sequence GTGCTGGACACCCTCGACGCTCCCGCCGTGCGCACCTGGTGCCGACTGTCCCTCGCCGCGCTCGGGCAGGCCCGCGAGGAGATCGACGCGCTCAATGTGTACCCGGTTCCGGACGGGGACACCGGCACCAACCTCTACCTCACCGTGGAGTCCGCCGCCGAGGAGGTCGACGGGCTGTTCGGGGCCGGGGCCGAAGCCCCCTCCCTCGCGCAGGCGTTGAAGGCGATGGCGCACGGCGCCCTGCTGGGCGCCCGGGGCAACTCCGGGGTGATCGTCGCCCAGCTCCTGCGCGGCATCGCCTCCGCCATCGGCGCCGGCCCGGCCGACGGCCCCGCGCTGTCCCGGGCGCTGCGCCGCGCCGCCGACGCCGGCTACGAGGCGGTCGCCAAGCCGGTCGAGGGGACCGTGCTCACCGTCGCCGCAGCGGCCGCCGCCGCGGCCGAGGCCGCCGCGCTGGCGGACCCCCGGATCGCGCTGGCTGTTGTGGCCGAGACCGCCTACGAGGCCTCCCGGATCGCACTGACCCGCACCCCGCTGCTGCTCGACGTGCTGGCCCGGGCCGGCGTCGTGGACGCCGGCGGCCGCGGACTGGTCACCCTGCTCGGCGCGCTGGCCGACGCCGTGACCAGACAGACACCGATGGGCCCGCTCGCGCTGGCCGGGACCAGGGCCGCCGAACCGGTGCCGCACGGCGAACATCTCGCGGCCGAGGGCACCCCGGCCTTCGAGGTCATCTATCTGCTGGACGCCGAGGACTCCGCGCTGCCGCTGCTCAGGGAGGCGCTGGGGGCCCTGGGCGACTCGCTGGTCGTGGTCGGCGGTGACGGCCTGTGGAACGTCCACGTCCATGTGGACGACCCCGGCGCCGCCGTGGAGGCCGGCATAGAGGCGGGCCGGCCGCACCGGATCAGGATCACCCACTTCGCCTCGGCCGCCGCGACGGCCACCGCCGCCTCCCGTCCCGACGCCGACGCCCCGGCCGAGTCGCGGGGCGTCGTCAGCGTCGTCCACGGCGAGGGGCTGGCGGTGCTCTGCGCCGAATCCGGCGCGACCGTGCTGCACGCCGACCCCGACCGGGCGGCCTCCAGCACCGAACTGGCCGCCGCGGTCCGCCGGGCGCACGCCCGCGAGGTGGTGCTGCTGCTGAACGACACCGAACTCCGTGCCGCCGCGGGGGCCGCCGCCGAGCAGCTGCGCAAGGAGGGCGTGCGGGTCGCCGTCATCCCCACCCGCTCCGCGGTGCAGGGTCTCGCGGCGCTCGCCGTGCACGAGCCGTCCCGGCGCTTCGACGAGGACGTGGTCGCGATGACCTCGGCCGCCGGAGCCACCCGCTACGCCGAGATCCTGGTCGCCGAGGGCGAGTCCTGGACCATGGCCGGGGTCTGCCAGGCCGGGGACGTGCTCGGTCTGATCGACGGGGACGTCGCGGTGATCGGCGCCTCGACCGGGGAGACCGCGGCCGTGGTGCTGGACCGGATGCTCGCGGCCGGCGGCGAGCTGGTCACGCTGATCCTCGGCGAGGGCGCCGACGACGCCGTCGCCGACCGCCTGGTCGCCCATGTGCGACGGACCCACCCGGTCGTCGACACCCTGGTCTACCGGGGCGGTCAGCCGACCTCCCCGCTGCTCATCGGTGTCGAATGA
- the rpmB gene encoding 50S ribosomal protein L28: protein MAANCDVCGKGPGFGNNISHSHRRTRRRWNPNIQTVRAVVGRTPKRLNVCTSCIKAGKVSR from the coding sequence GTGGCTGCCAACTGCGACGTCTGCGGCAAGGGGCCGGGCTTCGGCAACAACATCTCCCACTCGCACCGCCGTACCCGTCGTCGTTGGAACCCCAACATCCAGACGGTACGCGCTGTGGTTGGGCGGACGCCGAAGCGGCTCAACGTCTGCACCTCGTGCATCAAGGCCGGCAAGGTGTCGCGCTGA
- a CDS encoding aldose epimerase family protein, whose product MLSSAQSHAPVREHFGALADGTPVHRWILTHGTGTTAGVLEYGAVLHTVHLPDAVNVVLGHPDLDGYLRERPPFFGATIGRFGNRIADGRFTLDGRTHQVPLSDTPRPNALHGGDEGFDARLWSAEPVEVPGGSGVELTLVSPDGDQGFPGTLQARVRYSLSDGRLRIDYRATTSAPTVVNLTNHTYLNLAGEGSETVLDHELTLVASAYLPVDRELRPLAGAPVPVAGTPFDFGAARTLGERIHDDDEQLSIAGGYDHCWALDGGRTDAPRVVAVLRHPGSGRVLTLSTTEPGIQVYSGNGLDSTLTGPSGRRYGPYSGVALETQHFPDSPNRGDFPSTVLRPGEEYRSSTVYDFAVAGSQGN is encoded by the coding sequence TTGCTGTCCTCAGCCCAGTCCCACGCCCCCGTACGCGAACACTTCGGCGCCCTCGCGGACGGCACCCCGGTGCACCGGTGGATCCTCACCCACGGCACCGGAACCACGGCAGGCGTCCTGGAGTACGGCGCCGTCCTGCACACCGTGCACCTCCCCGACGCGGTGAACGTCGTGCTCGGCCACCCGGACCTGGACGGCTACCTCCGGGAGCGGCCCCCCTTCTTCGGCGCCACCATCGGCCGCTTCGGCAACCGGATAGCCGACGGCCGCTTCACCCTGGACGGCCGCACCCACCAGGTGCCGCTCAGCGACACCCCGCGCCCCAACGCCCTGCACGGCGGCGACGAGGGGTTCGACGCCCGGCTGTGGTCGGCCGAGCCGGTCGAGGTACCCGGCGGCAGCGGCGTCGAGCTCACCCTGGTCAGCCCCGACGGCGACCAGGGCTTCCCCGGGACGTTGCAGGCCAGGGTGCGCTACAGCCTCTCCGACGGGCGGCTGCGCATCGACTATCGCGCCACCACCAGCGCCCCGACCGTGGTCAACCTGACCAACCACACCTATCTCAACCTGGCCGGCGAGGGCTCCGAGACCGTCCTCGACCATGAGCTCACCCTGGTCGCCTCGGCCTACCTCCCGGTCGACCGCGAGCTGCGACCGCTGGCCGGCGCGCCCGTCCCGGTCGCCGGGACGCCGTTCGACTTCGGCGCCGCGCGGACGCTGGGCGAGCGCATTCACGACGACGACGAGCAGCTGTCCATCGCCGGCGGCTACGACCACTGCTGGGCCCTGGACGGCGGCCGCACGGACGCTCCGCGGGTGGTCGCCGTGCTGCGGCATCCGGGCTCGGGGCGGGTGCTGACGCTCTCCACCACCGAACCCGGCATCCAGGTCTACAGCGGCAACGGCCTCGACTCCACCCTGACCGGGCCGTCCGGGCGCCGCTACGGGCCGTACTCGGGCGTTGCCTTGGAGACCCAGCACTTCCCGGACTCTCCGAACCGCGGCGACTTTCCGTCGACGGTTTTGCGGCCGGGTGAGGAGTATCGCTCCAGCACGGTGTACGACTTCGCCGTGGCGGGGTCCCAGGGCAACTGA
- a CDS encoding cell division initiation protein, whose product MDVQQKLDEITTTVENSRSMPMSASIVVNKAELIAMLAELREALPTELAQAQQTVQQGDQVVEEARREAERIVREAQGERARLISGTEVAMRAQAEADRILAEARAESAEERREADDYVDSKLANFEVVLTKTLGAIGRGRAKLRTGGAPVEGEDGEEFEQDQFRSPSPEVDEYVDVKLAALETALSKTLDAVGRGRDKLLGKAPIDELGAYLAAADEATGVTQGAERQAAVAAELAQAGLLPPDQQPQHQQQYDQQYWQPVEVDANGYPYAQPGVYQQQEQQYDPYGYQIPQQQAPQQQAPQQQAPQQQAQEYDPYTGYAPAQPEQQYDAYGQPVPLYVPQQAAPQQAGLDETSFFDTGFIDVSKLRELGGGQHH is encoded by the coding sequence GTGGACGTGCAGCAGAAGCTCGACGAGATCACCACGACGGTCGAGAACTCCCGGTCGATGCCCATGTCGGCGTCGATCGTGGTCAACAAGGCCGAACTGATCGCCATGCTGGCGGAACTGCGGGAGGCGCTGCCGACCGAGCTGGCGCAGGCGCAGCAGACCGTGCAGCAGGGCGACCAGGTGGTCGAGGAGGCCCGCCGCGAGGCGGAGCGGATCGTCAGGGAGGCGCAGGGGGAGCGCGCCAGGCTGATCTCCGGGACCGAGGTCGCCATGCGGGCCCAGGCCGAGGCGGACCGGATCCTGGCCGAGGCCAGGGCCGAGTCGGCGGAGGAGCGCCGCGAGGCCGACGACTACGTCGACAGCAAGCTGGCCAACTTCGAGGTGGTGCTCACCAAGACCCTCGGCGCCATCGGCCGCGGCAGGGCGAAGCTGCGCACCGGCGGCGCCCCGGTCGAGGGTGAGGACGGCGAGGAGTTCGAGCAGGACCAGTTCCGCTCGCCCAGCCCCGAGGTGGACGAGTACGTCGACGTGAAGCTCGCCGCTCTGGAGACCGCGCTGAGCAAGACCCTGGACGCGGTCGGCCGGGGCCGGGACAAGCTCCTCGGCAAGGCCCCGATCGACGAGCTGGGCGCCTACCTGGCCGCGGCCGACGAGGCCACCGGCGTCACCCAGGGCGCCGAGCGCCAGGCCGCGGTCGCCGCCGAGCTGGCCCAGGCCGGCCTGCTGCCGCCGGACCAGCAGCCCCAGCACCAGCAGCAGTACGACCAGCAGTACTGGCAGCCGGTCGAGGTGGACGCCAACGGCTACCCCTACGCCCAGCCCGGGGTGTACCAGCAGCAGGAGCAGCAGTACGACCCGTACGGCTACCAGATCCCGCAGCAGCAAGCCCCGCAGCAGCAGGCCCCGCAGCAGCAGGCCCCGCAGCAGCAGGCCCAGGAGTACGACCCGTACACCGGCTACGCCCCGGCCCAGCCGGAGCAGCAGTACGACGCCTACGGGCAGCCGGTGCCGCTGTACGTGCCGCAGCAGGCCGCCCCGCAGCAGGCCGGTCTGGACGAGACCAGCTTCTTCGACACCGGCTTCATCGACGTCAGCAAACTGCGCGAGCTCGGCGGCGGACAGCACCACTGA
- a CDS encoding DUF177 domain-containing protein, with protein MNRLDHRDPLVFDTHELGRRPGSMRKVSRSLPAPEGLGIEVIGVPVGSTVELDLRLESVVEGVLVTGTVEADLKGECVRCLEPIEQELEADFQELYYYPESADRFGGTSKTAEDDDEDEEASRLEGDLFDLEPVLRDAVVLALPLQPVCQEDCLGLCSECGARLTDDPDHHHEAVDPRWAALQGLSALASEAGSEDSGTREGAAENQEK; from the coding sequence CTGAACCGCCTCGACCACCGCGATCCGCTTGTGTTTGACACACATGAGCTGGGACGTCGGCCTGGGTCGATGCGCAAGGTTTCCCGTTCCCTCCCGGCGCCGGAGGGCCTCGGCATCGAGGTGATCGGCGTCCCCGTCGGCAGCACTGTCGAGCTGGACCTCCGACTGGAGTCGGTGGTCGAGGGCGTACTCGTCACGGGTACGGTCGAGGCGGATCTCAAGGGCGAGTGCGTGCGCTGCCTGGAGCCGATCGAGCAGGAGCTCGAAGCGGACTTCCAGGAGCTGTACTACTACCCCGAGTCCGCGGACCGTTTCGGTGGCACGTCCAAGACCGCTGAGGACGACGACGAGGACGAAGAAGCTTCCCGACTCGAGGGCGACCTGTTCGACCTCGAGCCGGTGCTGCGTGACGCGGTGGTGCTCGCACTGCCGCTGCAGCCGGTGTGCCAGGAAGACTGCCTGGGCCTCTGCTCCGAATGCGGGGCGCGGCTCACGGACGACCCGGACCACCACCACGAGGCCGTCGACCCCCGGTGGGCGGCTCTGCAGGGACTCTCGGCTCTCGCATCTGAGGCCGGTAGCGAAGACAGCGGTACCCGTGAGGGTGCTGCCGAGAACCAGGAGAAGTAG